From Aurantimicrobium sp. INA4, one genomic window encodes:
- a CDS encoding shikimate dehydrogenase, protein MTSITTLAVVGHPIGHSLSPVLHRAAYQALGLDWKYEAVDVQPGELTNFIDSADVTLRGLSVTMPHKTAALEIADHFDLIAEQTQSVNTLMFDYSSGLRVTHGFNTDVSGIVHACHDVGVQSARHVAVVGSGATASSAVVGAAELGAEHVSVIARTPQNAFKLEQVGQRAGVSVSVTPLSQIQTVSPVDLAISTLPGEVEQSLNQLSRVPHAALLDVAYSPWPSRRGTEWASLGGEVISGLRMLAHQALIQVRIFVLGNPFEKLPNEETVKTAMFEAVSL, encoded by the coding sequence ATGACGTCCATAACGACCTTGGCTGTCGTTGGTCATCCGATAGGTCACTCTCTTTCACCTGTACTTCACAGAGCTGCTTATCAGGCACTCGGTCTCGACTGGAAGTATGAGGCAGTTGATGTTCAGCCTGGAGAGTTGACTAACTTTATTGATTCAGCTGATGTCACACTCCGGGGCCTCTCAGTCACCATGCCACATAAAACTGCTGCGCTCGAAATTGCAGATCATTTTGATCTGATTGCTGAACAAACACAATCTGTGAACACGTTGATGTTCGATTATTCTTCTGGGCTACGAGTAACACACGGCTTCAATACTGATGTTTCAGGAATTGTTCATGCGTGTCATGATGTTGGGGTTCAATCCGCACGTCACGTTGCTGTTGTTGGAAGTGGTGCAACGGCTTCATCTGCAGTTGTCGGCGCTGCAGAACTAGGTGCCGAACACGTTTCTGTTATTGCCCGCACCCCGCAAAATGCCTTCAAACTTGAGCAAGTTGGTCAACGCGCAGGAGTTAGCGTTTCGGTAACTCCACTGTCACAGATTCAAACTGTTTCGCCTGTTGACTTAGCTATTTCAACTCTGCCGGGTGAGGTTGAGCAGTCACTTAATCAACTTTCCCGAGTTCCTCATGCCGCGCTCCTGGATGTGGCATACAGTCCTTGGCCAAGTCGGCGAGGAACTGAATGGGCCAGCTTAGGGGGAGAGGTTATCAGTGGGCTTCGAATGCTTGCTCATCAAGCATTGATACAGGTGCGAATTTTTGTTCTTGGAAACCCCTTCGAGAAGCTACCAAACGAAGAAACTGTGAAAACTGCAATGTTTGAAGCGGTTTCACTCTGA
- the mltG gene encoding endolytic transglycosylase MltG has translation MEENTSGLNPRHRTNNGVSAPQHTAKGQSVNSSKKVFVVIGSFLALFALGGAVIGGLFAAGILGSTQDDYSGSGQEEVLFTISEGEYGDAIANNLVEAGVTKSFEAFYSLLLEQPEVVFIPGVYKLKKEMSAQSALDALQDPANRVELKATIPEGTTLKNVYKILSEELGIPLSDFESAGATPSNFNVPAEATNLEGFLFPATYTFSPGVTAETVLHTLVDKSIATLDEFGVPAEERWDVIRLASIIQRESGPIEGDAYKVSRVFHNRLDIGEVLGSDVTTCYGAGLTGIACLDITQAALDDKTNPYNTRVLPGLPIGPISNPGALAIDAAYHPADGPWLFFVTVNLTTGETVFSETSAEHDAAVEQYLQWRRDNPNAVK, from the coding sequence ATGGAAGAGAACACTTCTGGATTGAATCCTCGTCACCGAACCAATAACGGCGTCTCTGCGCCACAACACACAGCAAAGGGACAATCAGTGAATAGCTCAAAGAAGGTCTTTGTGGTTATCGGATCTTTCTTGGCATTATTTGCCCTTGGTGGAGCTGTCATTGGTGGATTATTTGCGGCAGGGATTTTAGGGTCCACCCAAGACGACTACTCAGGCAGCGGCCAGGAAGAAGTCCTCTTCACGATTAGTGAAGGCGAATATGGCGATGCCATAGCTAACAATCTCGTCGAAGCTGGAGTTACAAAAAGCTTCGAAGCATTTTATTCCCTTCTTCTAGAACAGCCCGAAGTTGTTTTCATCCCTGGGGTATACAAACTCAAGAAAGAAATGTCTGCACAGTCAGCTCTTGATGCCTTACAGGACCCTGCGAACAGAGTTGAGCTCAAAGCTACAATCCCTGAGGGGACCACGCTCAAGAATGTCTACAAAATTCTTTCGGAAGAACTAGGAATTCCTCTCTCAGATTTTGAATCAGCTGGAGCAACACCATCAAACTTTAATGTTCCTGCTGAAGCCACCAATCTTGAAGGTTTCCTTTTCCCTGCAACCTATACCTTTTCTCCGGGTGTAACCGCGGAAACAGTCCTACACACTCTGGTCGATAAATCTATTGCGACATTGGACGAATTTGGCGTGCCTGCTGAAGAGCGTTGGGATGTCATTCGACTTGCTTCCATCATCCAGCGAGAAAGCGGTCCGATCGAAGGAGATGCGTATAAGGTTTCTCGGGTTTTCCATAACCGTTTGGATATTGGCGAAGTTCTCGGTTCTGACGTCACGACCTGTTATGGAGCGGGCCTAACTGGAATTGCTTGCTTGGATATAACGCAGGCAGCCCTAGATGACAAAACAAATCCATACAACACTCGTGTTCTCCCAGGTCTTCCTATCGGACCAATTTCAAACCCTGGAGCTCTAGCAATAGATGCGGCGTATCATCCCGCAGATGGTCCATGGCTATTTTTTGTGACCGTCAATCTCACCACCGGCGAGACAGTGTTCTCAGAAACCTCGGCAGAGCACGATGCTGCTGTTGAACAATACCTCCAGTGGCGGCGAGACAACCCGAATGCAGTGAAATAA
- the pyrR gene encoding bifunctional pyr operon transcriptional regulator/uracil phosphoribosyltransferase PyrR: MTARAIMQATDMQRALTRIAHEILESNRGAQSLVLLGIPTRGVTLAHRLSVILESIVPGSSVPVGSLDVTMYRDDLYQQPTRSTAPTEVPVSIDDTTVVLVDDVLYSGRTVRAALDALTDLGRPKVVRLAVLADRGHRELPIRADFVGKNLPSAHGERINVLLVEHDGEDGVEIEEVVSA; encoded by the coding sequence ATGACTGCACGAGCCATCATGCAGGCGACTGACATGCAACGCGCACTGACGCGGATTGCTCACGAAATCCTCGAATCTAATCGAGGAGCTCAGTCACTCGTTCTGCTTGGCATTCCTACTCGTGGTGTGACACTTGCACACCGACTTTCTGTCATTCTTGAATCCATCGTTCCCGGATCTTCAGTGCCCGTTGGCTCCTTGGACGTCACGATGTACCGCGACGACCTTTATCAGCAGCCCACACGTTCTACAGCGCCCACAGAAGTTCCTGTGAGCATCGATGACACAACGGTAGTCCTGGTAGACGATGTTCTTTACAGTGGCCGCACAGTCCGTGCAGCGCTCGACGCCCTCACCGATCTTGGCCGACCCAAGGTTGTTCGTTTAGCGGTCCTAGCAGATCGTGGCCATCGAGAACTTCCCATTCGTGCCGACTTTGTTGGAAAGAATCTTCCTTCAGCTCACGGCGAGCGGATCAACGTGCTTCTGGTCGAACACGATGGCGAAGATGGCGTAGAGATCGAAGAGGTGGTGAGCGCATGA
- the efp gene encoding elongation factor P gives MATTADIKNGIVLNIDGALWTIIEFQHVKPGKGGAFVRTKMKNLMTGKVVDKTYNAGTKIDITNVDRRDFQYLYNDGNEYVFMDKDNYEQLPVSAAVVGDAKNYMLENQDVQIALHEGSPLYVDLPATVVLEITYTEPGLQGDRSTGGNKPATVETGLEIQVPLFLEIGTKVKVDTRDGSYQGRVND, from the coding sequence ATGGCAACTACTGCTGACATTAAGAACGGAATCGTTCTCAACATCGATGGCGCACTCTGGACCATCATCGAGTTTCAGCACGTCAAGCCTGGTAAGGGTGGTGCTTTCGTCCGAACAAAGATGAAGAACCTCATGACAGGCAAAGTTGTCGACAAGACATACAACGCTGGTACAAAGATTGACATCACTAATGTTGACCGTCGTGACTTCCAATACCTCTACAACGATGGCAATGAGTATGTCTTCATGGACAAGGACAACTACGAGCAGCTTCCTGTTTCTGCTGCAGTTGTCGGAGATGCAAAAAACTACATGCTGGAAAACCAAGACGTTCAGATTGCATTACATGAGGGTTCGCCTCTTTATGTTGATCTTCCTGCAACAGTTGTTCTCGAAATCACTTACACCGAGCCTGGTCTGCAAGGTGACCGCTCGACTGGTGGCAACAAGCCTGCAACAGTCGAAACTGGTCTAGAAATTCAGGTTCCTCTCTTCCTTGAAATCGGTACAAAGGTCAAAGTCGACACTCGAGATGGCTCATACCAAGGTCGCGTAAACGACTAA
- a CDS encoding type II 3-dehydroquinate dehydratase gives MARILVLNGPNLGRLGTREPEVYGSHNLDDLRKVLVSDAPNDEIDLRQTDSEPELMSWLFEAIDTRTPVVLNPAAFTHYSYALRDAVSMVTSAGIPLIEVHISNPHARETFRHNSVISSVATGVIAGFGFDSYRLALTQLTR, from the coding sequence ATGGCAAGAATCCTCGTACTTAACGGACCTAACCTTGGTCGTCTGGGAACCAGAGAGCCAGAAGTCTATGGTTCCCATAATCTGGATGACCTTCGCAAAGTTCTTGTTTCTGATGCTCCAAACGACGAAATTGACCTGCGTCAAACAGATTCTGAGCCCGAACTTATGTCGTGGCTTTTTGAAGCAATTGACACCCGTACCCCGGTTGTTTTGAACCCAGCTGCTTTCACACATTATTCCTATGCTTTGCGTGATGCAGTTTCAATGGTGACCAGTGCAGGTATCCCTCTTATTGAGGTCCATATTTCTAACCCACACGCCCGTGAAACGTTCCGTCATAACAGTGTTATTTCTTCTGTTGCTACGGGGGTCATTGCGGGATTTGGTTTTGATTCTTATCGACTCGCACTGACACAACTCACCAGATAA
- the aroC gene encoding chorismate synthase, translating into MLRWLTAGESHGPELVAILEGLPAGVPVLAEDIQADLQRRRLGYGRGARMKFEQDELSISGGVRHGKTLGGPIALRVGNSEWPKWVDVMNPAPVDPAVLQSGRGAALTRPRPGHADLVGMQKYDFDESRPILERASARETAARVALGAVARSFLSELGISLVSHTIAIGPVSVPEGKPLPRAEDVATLDADELRCFDKETSALMYAEVDQAHKDGDTIGGVVEVLAYGLPPGLGSHVHWDRRLDSQLAAALMGIQAIKGVEVGDGFETTRRRGSVAHDELFASEEGILRETDRAGGIEGGMSTGTVLRVRAGMKPIATVPHALRTIDTSTGEAAPAHHQRSDVCAVPAAGVVAEAMVALTLANAVLEKFGGDNISETKRNLEGYLANIPSSVHTVVAK; encoded by the coding sequence ATGCTTAGATGGCTTACTGCAGGTGAATCTCACGGCCCCGAACTAGTTGCAATTCTCGAGGGTCTTCCTGCTGGTGTGCCAGTGCTTGCAGAGGATATCCAGGCAGATCTCCAACGCCGCCGTCTCGGCTATGGCCGTGGTGCACGAATGAAGTTTGAGCAGGATGAATTGTCCATTTCTGGGGGAGTACGTCACGGGAAAACCCTAGGCGGACCAATTGCCTTACGGGTAGGAAACAGTGAATGGCCCAAATGGGTCGATGTCATGAATCCTGCGCCAGTAGATCCTGCAGTTTTGCAATCCGGAAGAGGTGCTGCCCTCACTCGTCCTCGTCCCGGACATGCAGATCTTGTCGGAATGCAAAAATATGATTTTGACGAATCACGTCCCATTCTTGAACGGGCCAGTGCTCGAGAAACTGCAGCTCGTGTAGCCCTAGGTGCTGTGGCGCGATCATTTCTTTCTGAACTGGGTATTTCTCTTGTAAGCCACACCATCGCGATTGGTCCGGTTTCTGTTCCAGAGGGTAAACCACTGCCACGCGCAGAAGATGTTGCTACTTTGGACGCTGATGAGCTGCGCTGTTTCGATAAGGAAACTAGCGCCCTGATGTATGCCGAGGTAGACCAGGCCCACAAAGACGGTGACACCATTGGTGGTGTTGTCGAAGTTCTCGCTTATGGATTACCTCCAGGTCTTGGTTCACATGTGCACTGGGATCGACGATTAGATTCGCAACTAGCTGCAGCTTTGATGGGAATTCAAGCCATCAAAGGTGTTGAAGTTGGTGACGGATTTGAAACAACACGACGACGCGGATCAGTAGCTCACGATGAACTCTTCGCCTCTGAAGAGGGTATTTTGCGTGAAACAGATCGTGCCGGTGGCATAGAAGGCGGGATGAGTACCGGAACAGTGCTGAGAGTTCGTGCAGGAATGAAACCGATTGCTACAGTTCCTCATGCTCTTCGCACGATCGATACTTCAACGGGAGAAGCCGCTCCCGCTCATCATCAGCGCTCCGACGTGTGCGCTGTTCCTGCTGCAGGTGTTGTCGCAGAAGCTATGGTTGCTTTGACTCTGGCTAACGCTGTTTTGGAAAAATTTGGTGGAGATAACATTTCTGAAACCAAACGTAATCTAGAGGGTTATCTCGCTAACATCCCGTCTTCTGTGCACACGGTAGTAGCAAAGTAG
- the nusB gene encoding transcription antitermination factor NusB, translating into MSARTKARKRALDVLFSADVRDISLSEALEAEAKRAVNEPDRANSWLYAREIIDGVIDHGVEIDETIETYARGWSLERMPAVDRAIVRIAVWEILYNTEVPTAVAVDEAVEAAKTLSTEESAGFVNGLLATIASTAN; encoded by the coding sequence ATGAGCGCACGAACAAAAGCGCGAAAGCGCGCACTAGATGTGCTCTTTTCTGCTGATGTGAGAGATATTTCACTGTCGGAAGCACTCGAAGCAGAAGCAAAAAGGGCAGTAAACGAACCCGATCGTGCTAATTCGTGGCTTTATGCTCGCGAAATCATTGACGGCGTTATTGACCACGGTGTGGAAATTGACGAAACGATTGAAACGTATGCCCGTGGCTGGTCTTTAGAGCGCATGCCTGCGGTAGATCGTGCCATTGTTCGCATCGCCGTGTGGGAAATTCTTTACAACACAGAGGTTCCGACAGCTGTGGCTGTCGATGAAGCCGTTGAAGCTGCCAAAACTTTATCAACCGAAGAATCAGCCGGTTTTGTTAATGGCTTATTAGCTACTATCGCTTCCACTGCAAACTGA
- a CDS encoding aspartate carbamoyltransferase catalytic subunit, protein MKHLLSTRDVSRDEAIQLLDIAEDMSAVNEREVKKLPALRGKTVVNLFFEDSTRTRISFEAAEKRLSADVINFAAKGSSVSKGESLKDTTQTLAAMGIDAVVIRHGASGAPQVLAQSGWIDAPVINAGDGTHEHPTQALLDAFTMRKRLHGASSRGKGLDGVKVTIVGDILHSRVARSNVWLLQTLGAEVQLVAPPTLLPHAVDTWPVSFSYDLDEALAQSKPDVVMMLRIQQERMHDAFFPNEREYSNMWGLTQERFFSLPAKAMVMHPGPMNRGLEISSVAADSPQSTVLEQVANGVSVRMAALYMVLTGEREVTHD, encoded by the coding sequence ATGAAGCATCTTCTGAGCACCCGAGATGTCTCCCGCGACGAAGCAATACAACTCCTCGATATCGCTGAGGACATGTCTGCTGTGAATGAGCGCGAGGTAAAAAAACTCCCAGCCCTGCGTGGCAAAACAGTTGTGAATCTCTTTTTCGAAGACTCCACTAGAACGAGAATCTCTTTTGAGGCAGCCGAGAAACGCCTTTCTGCAGACGTCATTAACTTTGCTGCGAAAGGTTCAAGCGTGTCTAAAGGGGAAAGCCTCAAGGACACCACTCAAACTTTGGCAGCAATGGGAATCGACGCAGTTGTGATTCGTCATGGTGCATCTGGTGCGCCACAAGTTCTTGCTCAAAGTGGATGGATTGACGCACCTGTCATCAACGCCGGTGATGGCACCCACGAACACCCCACACAAGCGCTTTTGGATGCCTTCACGATGCGCAAGCGATTACATGGTGCTAGTTCACGCGGTAAAGGTCTCGACGGTGTGAAGGTGACGATCGTAGGGGACATCCTGCACTCTCGTGTGGCCCGGTCTAATGTGTGGCTTTTGCAAACGTTGGGAGCTGAGGTGCAGCTCGTGGCCCCGCCCACACTTTTGCCTCATGCTGTCGACACGTGGCCAGTTTCTTTTAGCTATGACCTTGACGAAGCTCTTGCTCAGAGCAAACCTGATGTGGTGATGATGCTCCGTATTCAGCAAGAACGCATGCACGATGCTTTCTTCCCCAATGAGCGTGAATACTCCAATATGTGGGGACTGACTCAAGAGCGATTTTTCTCACTTCCAGCGAAAGCTATGGTGATGCACCCCGGTCCTATGAACCGAGGTCTAGAAATCAGCTCTGTAGCTGCTGACTCACCACAATCAACAGTTCTTGAACAGGTTGCCAACGGTGTGTCCGTGCGCATGGCAGCTCTCTACATGGTTCTCACCGGTGAACGAGAGGTAA
- the ruvX gene encoding Holliday junction resolvase RuvX — translation MREGVRLGIDVGTVRIGIARSDRDGLLATPYETLERSPDYLHRLLAILEEISVFEIVIGLPLSLSGEHTASTSDALDVARALGSATEIPIRLIDERLTTVSAHSAMKAVGKNQKKSRPVIDQVAAVLILQQALDSERSTGKPAGKALSEFPEPA, via the coding sequence ATGCGTGAGGGTGTACGTCTTGGAATAGACGTTGGCACGGTTCGAATTGGTATTGCTCGTAGCGACCGTGATGGTCTGTTGGCAACACCTTATGAAACTCTCGAGAGATCGCCGGACTACCTCCACAGGCTTTTGGCGATTCTAGAAGAGATCTCAGTTTTCGAGATTGTTATTGGTTTGCCCCTGTCACTGTCGGGAGAGCACACCGCATCAACTTCTGACGCACTTGATGTTGCTCGGGCGTTAGGTTCCGCTACTGAGATTCCAATTAGGTTGATTGACGAAAGATTAACCACTGTTTCTGCGCATTCGGCCATGAAAGCAGTCGGAAAAAATCAGAAAAAATCACGACCTGTTATTGACCAAGTAGCCGCAGTACTGATTTTGCAACAAGCCCTTGATTCCGAACGATCAACGGGAAAACCGGCGGGTAAGGCTCTCAGCGAGTTTCCAGAGCCAGCCTAA
- the aroB gene encoding 3-dehydroquinate synthase yields MSVSHITVTGGREYVVNIGYGMLSQAESFLGPILGPAVNKVLIIHPPTLGAVAAKLREKLMGEREVLLAEVPDAENAKRIEVAAFCWQILGQADFTRSDAIIGLGGGAVTDLAGFVAASWLRGVKLIQIPTTVLAMVDASVGGKTGINTTEGKNLVGAFYAPHSVVCDLDVLENLPRNELLAGFAEVVKCGFIADEEILTILESDIDRATDPASPEFQRLIELSVGVKARVVSEDFTEQGQREILNYGHTLGHAIEHAERYTWRHGAAISIGMMFAAELSRMTQNLPDSVVDRQKKILESLTLPTTYKAEAWEHLLGTMKRDKKARGSMMRFVVLRDIAQPTILNVPDTSILYTAYQELTE; encoded by the coding sequence ATGAGTGTTTCGCACATCACAGTAACTGGTGGTAGAGAGTACGTGGTCAATATTGGTTATGGCATGCTTTCCCAGGCAGAATCCTTTTTGGGCCCTATTCTCGGGCCCGCGGTCAACAAAGTTCTCATTATTCACCCGCCAACCTTGGGGGCTGTGGCAGCCAAACTTCGTGAAAAGTTAATGGGTGAACGAGAAGTTCTGTTAGCTGAAGTACCTGATGCGGAAAATGCGAAACGAATTGAGGTTGCCGCATTTTGTTGGCAAATTCTTGGGCAAGCCGATTTCACACGCTCCGACGCCATCATTGGTTTGGGCGGAGGAGCAGTTACCGATCTTGCAGGTTTCGTAGCTGCTAGCTGGTTACGAGGTGTAAAACTCATCCAAATTCCTACTACTGTTTTGGCAATGGTTGACGCTTCTGTTGGCGGTAAGACCGGAATCAATACAACAGAGGGTAAAAATTTGGTGGGCGCCTTTTATGCCCCGCATTCAGTTGTTTGCGATCTTGATGTACTCGAAAATCTTCCTCGAAATGAGTTACTTGCTGGATTTGCTGAGGTTGTTAAGTGCGGTTTTATTGCAGACGAAGAGATCCTCACAATTCTTGAGTCAGATATAGACCGTGCTACTGATCCAGCATCACCTGAATTTCAGAGGTTAATTGAACTTTCTGTGGGAGTTAAAGCCCGCGTTGTGTCTGAGGACTTCACCGAACAGGGACAGCGAGAAATACTTAACTACGGACACACCTTAGGTCATGCGATTGAACATGCAGAACGGTACACATGGCGCCACGGTGCTGCTATCAGTATTGGAATGATGTTTGCCGCTGAACTTTCGCGTATGACCCAAAATCTTCCTGACTCTGTTGTAGATAGACAAAAGAAGATACTTGAATCATTAACTTTGCCAACTACCTATAAGGCTGAAGCTTGGGAACATCTCCTGGGCACAATGAAAAGGGATAAAAAGGCCCGTGGCTCAATGATGCGCTTTGTAGTTCTCAGAGACATTGCTCAACCAACAATTTTGAACGTGCCAGACACGTCAATCCTCTACACCGCTTACCAAGAGCTCACTGAATAA
- a CDS encoding shikimate kinase, with amino-acid sequence MAIPLAVFIGPPASGKSKVAKRVAAVLNVPRIDTDKLVVAEYGPISEIFDTQGETAFRKYEREAVKNALQEEAIVSLGGGAVLNEESQSELRRVPVVLLTVSEEAVAERIQDPKRPLLRDGISAWKKLVSERLPIYQELAWLTLDTSDGDLDAVAHSVAEWIRAGYPRESSLS; translated from the coding sequence ATGGCTATCCCTCTCGCTGTATTTATCGGACCTCCTGCTTCCGGTAAATCAAAAGTAGCGAAACGTGTTGCAGCAGTGCTCAATGTTCCTCGCATAGATACAGACAAACTCGTTGTTGCAGAATATGGGCCGATTTCTGAGATTTTTGACACTCAAGGGGAAACTGCCTTTAGAAAATATGAAAGAGAAGCTGTCAAAAATGCGCTTCAAGAGGAAGCAATAGTGAGCTTGGGCGGGGGCGCTGTTCTCAATGAAGAGAGCCAAAGTGAATTGAGAAGAGTTCCCGTCGTTCTTCTCACAGTTAGCGAAGAGGCTGTTGCAGAACGAATTCAGGACCCGAAACGTCCATTACTTCGGGATGGTATTTCTGCATGGAAAAAACTAGTTTCTGAACGATTGCCGATTTATCAAGAACTTGCTTGGCTAACTCTCGATACGTCAGACGGAGATCTTGATGCTGTAGCTCACAGTGTTGCGGAATGGATTCGAGCCGGATACCCCCGAGAAAGTAGCTTGTCATGA